In candidate division WOR-3 bacterium, the following are encoded in one genomic region:
- a CDS encoding UDP-3-O-acyl-N-acetylglucosamine deacetylase: MTIRKRITIHGWNRQGRPVRLELAPAPAGSGIVFNSQVRADIRHARVENHTTAFAHNSCRIALVEHLLAACTGLGITDLNITLDRGEPPFADGSSLLFARRLQQAGITGSSKPFYLTGPVAVADGGGILIALPAPRLKISCLIDYPQTGPQFFSALITPGRFLREIAPARTFGPADTGLQPLLERLPFRIKMVAGWLFPAKPRFDTEPCRHKILDLLGDLALLGRPLRAEIFAYNPNHRLNLKLVWKLKKEAF, encoded by the coding sequence TTGACGATCAGAAAAAGGATTACCATCCACGGCTGGAACCGGCAGGGCCGGCCGGTCCGGCTCGAGCTCGCTCCCGCACCTGCCGGCTCTGGCATTGTCTTCAACTCCCAAGTCCGGGCCGACATCCGGCACGCCCGGGTGGAAAATCATACCACCGCCTTCGCTCACAATTCCTGCCGGATCGCACTCGTTGAACACCTGCTTGCCGCCTGCACCGGACTGGGTATCACCGACCTCAACATTACCCTTGACCGCGGTGAACCGCCCTTTGCTGACGGCAGCAGCCTCCTTTTTGCCCGGCGCCTGCAACAGGCCGGTATCACCGGCAGCAGCAAGCCCTTTTATCTCACCGGACCGGTTGCGGTGGCAGATGGAGGAGGTATTCTCATCGCTCTGCCCGCTCCGCGCCTGAAGATCAGCTGTCTCATTGACTATCCCCAGACCGGTCCCCAGTTCTTCTCCGCTCTTATCACCCCCGGCCGCTTCCTCCGAGAGATCGCACCGGCTCGGACCTTCGGACCGGCAGATACCGGACTCCAGCCGCTTTTGGAACGTTTGCCCTTCCGGATAAAAATGGTTGCCGGCTGGCTTTTTCCGGCAAAACCCCGCTTTGATACCGAACCCTGCCGGCACAAGATTCTGGACCTGCTCGGTGATCTGGCGCTCCTGGGCAGACCGCTCCGGGCAGAAATTTTCGCCTACAATCCGAATCACCGGCTGAACCTGAAACTGGTTTGGAAATTAAAAAAGGAGGCATTTTGA
- a CDS encoding MFS transporter, producing MAVTESRVRVLTLVATSISSFVTPFMSSSINIALPAIGKDLGLDAITLGWLPTAALLSSAILLLPFGRLADIYHRRTIFNLGLGTYTLASLGATLAPSGTLLLICRLLQGIAGAMIFATGIAILTAVYPRERRGWALGINTAVTYLGLSLGPFLGGIITRYLGWRMVFGINLPFSLAALLMSPAIPDSASGSAAKFDLTGAVIYAAGVLGLLFGLTRIPDRTAIILSIAGAFSLLAFLFWERRTASPLLNLQLLRTNRTFTFSNLAALINYAATAAVGFLLSLYLQYLRQIDVQTAGMILVCQPVVMALFSPLTGRLADRHEPRLLASVGMGLTTLGLGLFALLGPDTPLGLIISALLVLGFGFALFSAPNTSAVMGSLAPADYSTGSAILATMRLLGQSLSLGLAMMLLGIFVGPVKLQPGNAPGLLPVFRLGFALFSLLCFLGIFASLARGPGRNR from the coding sequence GTGGCAGTAACTGAATCCCGGGTCCGGGTTTTAACTCTGGTTGCCACGAGCATCAGCTCATTTGTCACCCCGTTTATGAGCTCATCAATCAACATCGCCCTGCCTGCAATCGGCAAGGACCTCGGTCTGGATGCGATCACCCTGGGCTGGCTGCCCACTGCCGCACTTCTAAGTTCAGCAATCCTCTTGCTCCCCTTCGGCCGGCTTGCGGACATCTATCACCGGCGGACAATCTTCAACCTCGGTCTTGGGACCTATACGCTCGCCTCGCTCGGTGCGACGCTTGCGCCTTCGGGCACGCTGCTGCTGATCTGCCGGCTTCTGCAGGGCATTGCGGGCGCAATGATATTTGCCACCGGTATCGCCATCCTCACCGCGGTCTATCCGCGGGAAAGAAGGGGCTGGGCACTGGGCATCAACACCGCAGTTACCTATCTCGGCCTTTCGCTCGGACCCTTTCTCGGCGGTATCATCACCCGGTATCTGGGCTGGCGCATGGTGTTCGGCATCAATCTGCCCTTCAGCCTTGCCGCCCTGCTGATGAGCCCGGCAATCCCCGACTCCGCATCCGGCAGTGCTGCGAAATTTGACCTCACCGGTGCTGTGATTTATGCCGCCGGTGTCCTGGGACTGCTTTTCGGTCTGACCCGGATTCCGGACCGCACCGCCATCATTCTGAGCATCGCCGGCGCCTTCAGCCTGCTGGCATTCCTGTTCTGGGAAAGACGGACCGCCAGCCCACTCCTGAACCTTCAGCTGTTGCGCACCAACCGGACCTTCACCTTCTCCAATCTTGCCGCACTCATCAATTACGCTGCAACCGCTGCGGTCGGATTTCTGCTCAGCCTCTATCTCCAGTATCTCCGGCAGATTGATGTCCAGACCGCAGGCATGATTCTGGTCTGCCAGCCGGTGGTCATGGCGCTCTTCTCGCCCCTGACCGGCAGGCTTGCGGACCGGCACGAACCACGCCTGCTCGCCTCGGTCGGCATGGGACTGACAACTCTCGGGCTCGGACTTTTTGCCCTGCTCGGTCCGGACACACCGCTCGGGCTGATAATCTCTGCTTTACTGGTTCTGGGCTTCGGCTTTGCCCTGTTCTCCGCACCCAACACCAGTGCGGTCATGGGTTCCCTCGCTCCGGCAGACTACAGCACCGGCTCGGCCATCCTTGCCACCATGCGCCTGCTCGGTCAGAGCCTTTCTCTCGGGCTGGCGATGATGCTGCTGGGCATCTTTGTCGGTCCGGTAAAACTGCAACCCGGCAATGCACCCGGTCTTCTGCCTGTGTTCCGTCTGGGCTTTGCCCTTTTCAGTCTGCTCTGTTTTCTGGGAATTTTCGCCTCGCTTGCCCGCGGTCCGGGCAGAAACCGTTAA
- a CDS encoding ABC transporter ATP-binding protein, translating into MEFAVEVRSLVRRFGALTAVDNLSFTVRPGEIFGLIGPNGSGKTTTLRVVATLLLPSSGTVAVFGNDVVREAQAVRRLISYLPEDAGAYRNLSGLEYLRFMATFYSGDTVERDRLVERGMEIAGLGTRIKDRVRTYSKGMARKLLLARALMSGPKLAILDEPTSGLDVENATEVRKIIRDFARSGTTVLLSSHNMLEVEFLSDRVGIIRQGRLIATGSPAELKAQFGAENLEQVFLKAAG; encoded by the coding sequence ATGGAGTTTGCGGTTGAAGTGCGGAGTCTGGTGCGCCGGTTCGGCGCGCTGACCGCAGTTGACAACCTTTCCTTCACGGTCCGGCCCGGTGAGATCTTCGGGCTGATCGGACCGAACGGTTCGGGCAAGACCACCACCCTGCGGGTCGTTGCCACCCTGCTTCTGCCCAGCTCGGGCACGGTTGCGGTCTTCGGCAATGATGTGGTCCGGGAGGCGCAGGCGGTCCGGAGGCTGATTTCCTATCTGCCGGAGGATGCCGGGGCATACAGAAACCTCTCCGGACTGGAGTATCTGCGGTTCATGGCAACATTCTATTCCGGCGATACGGTGGAGCGGGACCGGCTCGTGGAGCGGGGAATGGAGATCGCCGGTCTGGGCACAAGGATCAAAGACCGGGTGCGGACCTATTCCAAGGGGATGGCAAGAAAACTGCTTTTAGCCCGGGCGCTGATGAGCGGACCGAAGCTGGCGATTCTGGATGAGCCGACCTCAGGTCTGGATGTGGAGAATGCGACCGAGGTCCGGAAGATCATCCGGGATTTCGCCCGCTCGGGCACGACCGTGCTGCTCTCCTCGCACAATATGCTGGAGGTGGAGTTTCTTTCCGACCGGGTGGGTATCATCCGGCAGGGCAGGCTGATCGCCACCGGCTCACCCGCGGAACTGAAGGCACAGTTCGGGGCGGAAAATCTGGAGCAGGTTTTTCTCAAGGCGGCAGGATGA
- a CDS encoding ABC transporter permease — protein MRFLGTLVWKEMQELLTVRMLVPFVAVLVLFLFIGRMLRGERKRAEAPQPVLVVSADSGPVSDLIVRLLGQSGLTAHRFSGPLDSALIQKSGNWVALVRVPESADVRLERFEPVGLEVYTPLRGLSFGQTMRGAKVKTALARLDSVLARQQIERLAGGLEPEAVQHPLRKQEYVVLKGRVAPGSPEQAQGLLLGQTFLVPIILLLVIIYASQMIAASIGQEKENKTLETLLTVPVSRVLIVAGKMLGAAIAAVVISAVFMLAMGYYTTGFAEGRTEVPSAGISGLGLSLTTEGVVVLGITLFLAIMAALALATLLAVFSEDAKSAQANITPLMMLCLIPYFFVLMFDISTLSLPLRLLVLAIPFSYPFLVPQALIFGNYRLIIFGIVYTGLFAVILVLLAAWFFQGERVLTARLRLRRR, from the coding sequence ATGAGGTTTCTCGGGACACTGGTCTGGAAGGAGATGCAGGAGCTGCTGACGGTGCGGATGCTTGTGCCGTTTGTGGCGGTGCTGGTGCTGTTTCTCTTTATCGGCAGGATGCTGCGCGGTGAGCGGAAGCGGGCAGAGGCACCGCAGCCGGTGCTGGTGGTCAGCGCTGATTCGGGTCCGGTATCCGATCTGATTGTCCGGCTGCTCGGGCAGAGCGGGTTGACCGCACACCGGTTTTCCGGACCGCTCGATTCGGCGCTGATTCAGAAAAGCGGAAACTGGGTGGCGCTGGTCCGGGTGCCGGAGAGTGCGGATGTCCGGCTGGAGCGGTTTGAGCCGGTTGGGCTTGAGGTGTATACACCCCTGCGCGGGCTCTCCTTCGGCCAGACGATGCGCGGGGCAAAGGTGAAGACCGCGCTTGCCCGGCTGGATTCGGTCCTTGCCCGGCAGCAGATTGAACGGCTTGCAGGCGGGCTGGAGCCGGAGGCGGTCCAGCATCCGCTGCGGAAGCAGGAGTATGTGGTGCTCAAAGGCAGGGTGGCACCGGGCAGTCCAGAGCAGGCGCAGGGGCTTCTGCTCGGTCAGACCTTTCTGGTGCCGATCATTCTGCTTTTGGTCATCATCTATGCAAGTCAGATGATTGCTGCCTCAATCGGTCAGGAGAAGGAGAACAAGACCCTGGAGACGCTTTTGACCGTGCCGGTGAGCCGGGTGCTGATTGTTGCCGGCAAGATGCTCGGGGCGGCGATTGCGGCGGTGGTCATTTCCGCGGTCTTCATGCTGGCGATGGGGTATTACACCACCGGCTTTGCTGAAGGCAGGACCGAGGTGCCATCAGCCGGGATCAGCGGGCTGGGGCTGAGCCTGACAACTGAAGGGGTGGTTGTGCTCGGGATTACGCTGTTTCTGGCGATCATGGCGGCGCTGGCACTGGCGACCCTGCTGGCGGTTTTCTCCGAGGATGCCAAGAGTGCGCAGGCAAACATCACCCCGCTGATGATGCTCTGCCTGATCCCCTATTTCTTTGTCCTGATGTTTGACATCAGCACCCTTTCCCTGCCCCTGCGGCTGCTGGTGCTGGCGATCCCCTTTTCCTATCCATTTCTCGTGCCGCAGGCGCTGATCTTCGGCAATTACCGGCTGATCATCTTCGGCATCGTTTATACCGGGCTGTTTGCGGTGATTCTGGTGCTCCTTGCCGCCTGGTTTTTCCAGGGGGAGCGGGTTCTGACTGCCCGGCTGCGGCTCAGGCGGCGGTAA
- a CDS encoding OmpH family outer membrane protein produces the protein MNAKGLILFRALLLLLTLTALAGAREYKIGYIDSDRLLARYEAASEAKKQLNDAIAKFQAKAESLRTEYEQAKEEYESQQLTLSEEGKRAKLAEVESRKKRYDSYLNEIYGPQGKIEQKNQELLAPIVTRIDSAVRKIAQIEGFALVLDATKAGIVYGETGLDLTELVLEELNREYVPLPATITRRRVFVIAPVYEATDEAQRERLGTRIRQFAGALLKDKTQVEIIPDAKVDQTVQNRGYAGMQITQDQALDVARALNADYCIFGECSKRERKIQFKLSLLEVSTGMLLRTQEGEADRIEALREKVSGVIQILYSALTP, from the coding sequence ATGAACGCCAAGGGACTGATTCTGTTCCGGGCACTCCTGCTCCTGCTGACACTCACCGCCCTTGCCGGTGCCCGGGAGTACAAGATCGGCTACATTGACTCCGACCGGCTCCTTGCCCGCTACGAGGCGGCAAGCGAGGCAAAAAAACAGCTCAATGATGCTATTGCCAAATTTCAGGCAAAGGCAGAATCACTCCGGACCGAATACGAACAGGCAAAGGAGGAGTACGAATCCCAGCAGCTCACCCTTTCTGAAGAAGGCAAGCGGGCAAAACTGGCTGAGGTGGAATCAAGAAAGAAACGGTATGACAGCTACCTGAATGAGATTTACGGTCCCCAGGGGAAAATAGAACAGAAAAATCAGGAGCTGCTGGCGCCGATCGTCACCCGAATTGACTCGGCGGTGCGCAAGATCGCCCAGATTGAAGGGTTCGCCCTGGTCCTGGATGCCACCAAGGCGGGAATTGTCTACGGTGAAACCGGACTGGATCTGACCGAACTGGTGCTTGAGGAGCTCAACCGGGAGTATGTCCCGCTGCCCGCCACAATCACCCGGAGGCGGGTCTTTGTCATTGCTCCAGTCTACGAGGCGACGGATGAGGCGCAGCGGGAACGGCTGGGCACCCGGATCCGGCAGTTCGCCGGCGCCCTGCTCAAGGACAAAACGCAGGTGGAAATCATCCCGGACGCCAAGGTTGATCAGACGGTCCAGAACCGGGGCTATGCGGGTATGCAGATCACCCAGGACCAGGCGCTGGATGTTGCCCGGGCGCTCAATGCCGACTACTGCATCTTCGGCGAATGCTCCAAACGGGAGCGGAAAATCCAGTTCAAACTCTCACTCCTTGAAGTCAGCACCGGCATGCTGCTCCGCACCCAGGAGGGTGAAGCCGACCGGATTGAGGCGCTCCGGGAAAAGGTCAGCGGTGTCATCCAGATTCTCTATTCCGCCCTCACACCCTAA
- the lpxA gene encoding acyl-ACP--UDP-N-acetylglucosamine O-acyltransferase, translating to MQCNSHRCGPLIHPTAIISPQARLAPDCEIGPFCVLEGRVAIGARTRLKTGVVIGGEPMDRKYQGEATAVIIGSDNILFEYATVHRATGPDSITRISDRNFIMSYVHIAHNCQLGSDCVLTSGVLLGGHVEIEDGVNLGGGTGVHQFCRIGRLAMVGAHSYVNQDIPPFMLAAGNPCRILGINRTGLERAGFSPEKIALITDAFRLLFRSGLLFDTALNRIETELLPGPAEAEIRHLLEFCRNSKRGILLKSSPDQEGQ from the coding sequence ATGCAGTGCAACAGTCACCGGTGCGGTCCGCTGATCCATCCGACCGCCATCATCAGCCCTCAGGCACGGCTGGCGCCCGATTGTGAAATCGGACCCTTCTGTGTCCTTGAGGGAAGAGTCGCCATCGGCGCCCGCACCCGGCTCAAAACCGGCGTGGTCATCGGCGGTGAGCCGATGGACCGGAAGTATCAGGGAGAAGCCACCGCGGTCATCATCGGCAGTGACAACATTCTGTTTGAATATGCGACCGTGCACCGGGCAACCGGACCGGACAGCATCACCCGCATCAGTGACCGCAACTTCATCATGAGCTATGTCCACATCGCCCACAACTGCCAGCTCGGCTCCGACTGTGTCCTGACCAGTGGTGTCCTGCTCGGCGGCCATGTGGAGATTGAGGATGGCGTCAACCTCGGCGGCGGCACCGGTGTCCATCAGTTCTGCCGGATCGGCCGACTGGCGATGGTCGGTGCCCACTCCTATGTCAACCAGGACATCCCGCCCTTCATGCTTGCTGCCGGCAACCCCTGCCGGATATTGGGCATCAACCGCACCGGACTGGAGCGTGCCGGCTTCAGCCCGGAAAAGATCGCCCTGATCACCGATGCCTTCCGGCTCCTCTTCCGCTCCGGTCTGCTCTTTGACACCGCCCTCAACCGGATTGAAACCGAACTTCTGCCCGGACCGGCAGAGGCGGAAATCCGGCACCTGCTGGAATTTTGCCGGAATTCAAAACGGGGAATTCTGCTCAAAAGTTCACCTGATCAGGAGGGACAATGA
- a CDS encoding folylpolyglutamate synthase/dihydrofolate synthase family protein encodes MNYQNALEFLDALVNYERKPRPRDRFKLDAHRNLLALAGNPQDRLKNVILIAGTKGKGSVAYMIEAGLRACGLRTGLFISPHLLSVRERIQLNGSWITRAEFARLITKFQPLVKKQPVSYFELLTAAALDLFARRGLDYPVIEVGLGGRLDATNLSHPEISVITRIGYDHLRVLGSTLAKIAREKAGIMRPGKPVIIAPQMPEAKKELLAQAEKTGARPVLVEEHSRYWDESTDLTGTAFSAFTELGAGRIQLRLLGRHQIENCLTALTTLGILARNDPRIRFEPVLQGLSKLVIPGRCQLIEQNPPLLVDTCHNPESGQALARVLRDCFREKVILVYGSLRNKLVRRTLEPVAPYVDYAITVAPESPRALAPALLKGILTRLKVPAETAPDIPAALARVRELAIGRMPIVVAGSFYLAGAVLAQLQQKEPGG; translated from the coding sequence ATGAACTACCAAAACGCGCTTGAGTTTCTGGACGCACTTGTCAACTACGAGCGCAAACCCCGACCGCGCGACCGGTTCAAGCTCGATGCGCACCGCAACCTGCTTGCGCTTGCCGGCAATCCGCAGGACCGGCTCAAAAATGTCATCCTGATCGCCGGCACCAAGGGCAAGGGCTCGGTCGCCTATATGATTGAGGCGGGCCTGCGCGCCTGCGGACTCAGAACCGGGCTTTTTATTTCGCCCCATCTCCTCTCGGTCCGGGAACGGATTCAGCTCAACGGCAGCTGGATCACCCGGGCTGAGTTCGCCCGGCTGATAACAAAATTCCAGCCGCTGGTCAAGAAACAGCCGGTCTCCTACTTTGAACTGCTGACCGCCGCCGCCCTTGACCTGTTTGCCCGGCGCGGGCTTGACTATCCGGTGATTGAGGTCGGACTCGGCGGCAGGCTGGACGCCACCAACCTCAGCCACCCGGAAATCTCGGTCATCACCCGGATCGGCTATGACCACCTCAGGGTGCTCGGCAGTACGCTCGCCAAAATCGCCCGGGAAAAGGCGGGCATCATGCGCCCGGGAAAACCGGTGATCATCGCCCCGCAAATGCCCGAGGCAAAAAAAGAACTGCTGGCGCAGGCAGAAAAGACCGGTGCCCGGCCCGTGCTCGTCGAGGAACACTCCCGCTACTGGGATGAATCCACCGACCTCACCGGCACCGCCTTTTCCGCCTTCACCGAACTGGGTGCGGGCAGGATTCAGCTCCGACTTCTGGGCAGACACCAGATTGAAAACTGCCTCACCGCCCTCACCACCCTCGGCATCCTCGCCCGCAATGACCCGCGGATCAGATTTGAGCCGGTCCTTCAGGGCTTAAGCAAACTGGTTATTCCCGGCAGGTGCCAGCTCATTGAACAGAACCCGCCCCTGCTGGTTGACACCTGCCACAACCCCGAATCCGGACAGGCGCTTGCCCGGGTCCTGCGCGACTGCTTCCGGGAAAAGGTAATTCTGGTCTACGGCTCGCTCCGCAACAAACTGGTCAGGCGGACGCTCGAACCGGTTGCACCCTATGTGGACTATGCAATTACGGTTGCGCCCGAATCACCCCGCGCCCTTGCTCCGGCACTGCTCAAGGGCATCCTCACCCGGCTCAAGGTCCCGGCCGAGACTGCGCCCGACATCCCGGCTGCGCTTGCCCGTGTCCGTGAACTGGCGATCGGCCGAATGCCGATTGTGGTTGCCGGCTCCTTCTACCTCGCCGGCGCGGTCCTGGCACAGCTGCAGCAGAAAGAGCCCGGCGGCTAA
- a CDS encoding UDP-3-O-(3-hydroxymyristoyl)glucosamine N-acyltransferase, which translates to MHPEAHPHSWIDPHAKIDPSAVISLFVYIDAGVEIGAGCFIGPNVTILGRTVIGRNVRIGPGTVIGWHGFGYEQRAGRYHLLEHEGEVIIEDEVEIGPLVSIARAKTGRQTRIGRGTKIDALVHIGHNVRIGENCIITAQSGIAGSARLEDGVIIAGQSGIRDHITIGAGSVIYAKSAVFRSLPPGSHYWGIPARPLRQMQRFWARLWHQFGENH; encoded by the coding sequence GTGCACCCTGAAGCGCACCCCCACTCCTGGATTGACCCGCACGCAAAAATTGACCCGAGTGCTGTCATCAGCCTGTTTGTCTACATTGACGCCGGGGTTGAAATTGGTGCCGGTTGTTTCATCGGTCCGAATGTCACCATCCTCGGCAGAACGGTGATCGGCAGAAATGTCCGGATCGGACCGGGCACAGTCATCGGCTGGCACGGATTCGGGTATGAACAGCGCGCTGGCAGATACCACCTTCTGGAGCATGAGGGTGAGGTGATCATTGAGGATGAGGTTGAGATCGGACCGCTGGTCTCAATTGCCCGGGCAAAGACCGGCAGACAGACCCGGATCGGCAGAGGCACAAAGATTGATGCTCTGGTCCACATCGGCCACAATGTCCGGATCGGCGAAAACTGCATTATCACCGCCCAGAGCGGTATCGCCGGCAGTGCCCGGCTGGAAGATGGAGTAATTATTGCCGGCCAGTCCGGAATCCGGGACCACATCACCATCGGCGCAGGCAGCGTCATCTATGCCAAATCCGCAGTCTTCCGCTCCCTGCCGCCGGGCAGTCATTACTGGGGAATTCCGGCCCGGCCGCTCCGCCAGATGCAGCGCTTCTGGGCACGGCTCTGGCACCAGTTTGGAGAAAACCATTGA
- a CDS encoding radical SAM protein, with translation MTAVPFATEPGRTACIATVGCRLNQAESDLLRGWLQTQGFRLVNDSGATPDLCFVNTCAVTANAEKSSLALIRSVCSLNPKPRVIVFGCLPVRAPELLKNIPGIDEIWTAEEKKSRLEDTLPAPVRSRALLKVQDGCDRTCSFCIVRQLRGAPAAVQPEKVLSQFQHLRQSGYQEIVLTGLNLGRYESGNCNLARLLQLLLAQPGRFRLRLASIEPDLFTDELLTVIADPRICSHFHIPLQSGDDRLLAAMDRRYRTADYARLINKILQVKPDACIGADVIVGYPGEDELSFTRTLNFLNSLPLHYLHVFPYSPRPGTRAFELGDPVPKPVKQHRVQLLRHWSDRRRQAYARRFISTVREAVLEPDGRALTDNYLRLTCEPLPAEIPAGRLVRLVLKPDEDRLAGTVIDAGSG, from the coding sequence GTGACCGCTGTGCCCTTCGCCACTGAACCGGGGCGCACCGCCTGTATCGCCACGGTCGGCTGCCGGCTCAATCAGGCGGAAAGCGACCTGCTGCGCGGCTGGCTGCAGACGCAGGGCTTCCGGCTCGTCAATGACTCCGGAGCGACTCCCGATCTCTGCTTTGTCAATACCTGCGCGGTAACCGCCAATGCGGAGAAAAGTTCGCTGGCGCTCATCCGTTCGGTCTGCAGTCTCAACCCGAAACCCCGGGTGATTGTGTTCGGCTGTCTGCCGGTGCGGGCGCCCGAACTCCTGAAAAACATTCCCGGAATTGACGAAATCTGGACCGCGGAGGAGAAAAAAAGCCGGCTGGAAGACACTCTGCCGGCACCGGTCCGGAGTCGTGCCCTGCTCAAGGTTCAGGACGGTTGCGACCGGACCTGCTCCTTCTGCATCGTCCGCCAGCTGCGTGGCGCGCCGGCAGCCGTGCAGCCGGAAAAGGTGCTCAGCCAGTTTCAGCATCTGCGCCAGTCCGGATATCAGGAGATTGTCCTCACCGGGCTGAACCTTGGCCGGTATGAAAGCGGAAACTGCAACCTTGCCCGGCTGCTCCAGCTGCTCCTGGCGCAACCGGGACGGTTCCGGCTCCGGCTCGCCTCAATTGAACCGGATCTGTTTACCGATGAACTGCTGACGGTGATCGCCGATCCCCGCATCTGCAGTCACTTCCACATTCCCCTCCAGAGTGGTGACGACCGGCTGCTTGCGGCAATGGACCGGCGCTACCGGACCGCCGATTATGCCCGGCTCATTAACAAAATCCTTCAGGTAAAACCCGATGCCTGCATCGGCGCGGATGTGATCGTCGGTTATCCGGGCGAGGACGAACTGTCATTTACCCGCACTCTGAACTTTCTGAACTCCCTGCCGCTTCATTACCTGCATGTTTTCCCCTATTCTCCCCGGCCCGGGACCAGGGCGTTTGAACTCGGCGATCCGGTCCCGAAACCGGTGAAGCAGCACCGGGTGCAACTGCTCCGTCACTGGTCAGACCGGCGGCGTCAGGCATATGCCCGCCGGTTTATCAGCACGGTCCGGGAGGCGGTGCTTGAACCCGACGGCCGGGCACTCACTGACAATTATCTCCGGCTTACCTGTGAACCGCTCCCCGCTGAAATACCCGCAGGCAGACTGGTCCGGCTCGTGCTGAAACCGGATGAAGACCGGCTGGCAGGGACAGTAATTGATGCCGGCTCCGGCTAA
- the fabZ gene encoding 3-hydroxyacyl-ACP dehydratase FabZ yields MNPSIDVKQYLPHREPFLFIDRVVRFDGQEIECARTVRQEEFYFPGHFPGNPVLPGVLMVEAIAQAGILLVLLQQPELRGKTPLFAGIEQVRFRRIVRPGEQLRIIARLVSAKAGVFKFEGRVLVGEELACSATVTGAVR; encoded by the coding sequence TTGAACCCGTCGATTGATGTCAAACAGTATCTTCCCCACCGGGAGCCGTTTCTCTTCATTGACCGGGTGGTCCGGTTTGACGGTCAGGAGATTGAATGCGCCCGGACCGTCCGGCAGGAGGAGTTCTACTTTCCGGGCCACTTTCCCGGCAATCCGGTCCTGCCCGGCGTCCTGATGGTGGAGGCGATCGCCCAGGCGGGCATCCTGCTTGTTTTGCTCCAGCAGCCTGAACTCAGGGGGAAAACCCCGCTCTTTGCCGGCATCGAGCAGGTGCGTTTTCGGCGCATCGTCCGGCCCGGGGAACAGCTGCGGATCATCGCCCGGCTCGTTTCGGCAAAGGCCGGCGTGTTCAAGTTTGAAGGCAGGGTCCTCGTCGGTGAAGAACTCGCATGCAGTGCAACAGTCACCGGTGCGGTCCGCTGA